One Triticum dicoccoides isolate Atlit2015 ecotype Zavitan chromosome 3B, WEW_v2.0, whole genome shotgun sequence genomic window, AAATGACGTCAAGAAGCTTCACATATCAAAAAAGGGTCTATAAAAAACTTTGACAAGACGAAGTACATTTATATGAACAATTTATAATTTTGATGCTCGGCTAAAACTTATCGCATTTTAATTCCATTTTTTAATAATAaatatatgtgttatatgtcataaaAGTTATACCATTTAAAACTTTGCTTCAATATGAATCCAACAATCTCCCGCAAAAAGAAACACctgcaaaaaaaaatatgaatccaacaatatatTTTCTGAGAAATATAACTCACACTTACTTGATTTAGTTAATGGTTAAGCTTGTGTTTTGATATGTGTGTGCGTCACGTATCTGTAACAGCATGAAGTTTTGGGGGCCAATTATTCCCCACTCCGAGACTCGAACTCAGAACTAGTCAGATGCAGTAGACAACTAGAATTATCTGAAGAAAAAAGTAATCTAAATCAAAAGGAAATGGTTGAGTCTCCAAGGAAATAAGTGGTTAACAGATAAGAAAATCATGCGTTCAAGACCCGAATTTAGGCAACCAGCATGCCGCATATGCATGTAAATCGCAACAACCTGAACCACCACATGCAAAAAATAACACGGACACGCGTCTACAGAGGCAAAAATCAAGCAGCATACAACCGAGCGGGAGACAAACACGGAGGTGAAAAAAAAAAGCAGCCAGCCCACAAATCCATCCAACCAGAAAGCGGACAAAACTAAACTACGTGATCAAATCAACTACGACGCCATGCAGCACACATGCAAAGGCAAAAGGAATGTCCCACATCACACAGAAAATTGCTAGATCCACCCCAATGACTACACAGCGATGAAGCAATGAAGTTCAAAAAATTTGAATCAAAAACACACAGCCACACATCGGTTTCTACCCCACCATATCCCAAAGTAATACATGTGCCAAGAAAGAAAATGCCCACAAGTTGCTTTCAACCAAGTGGTTGAATCTCAGGGCAAAAACATTGCCAGATATAGAGGTTTGGTATTCTTACTTGTTATAATAGAGAAAAAAACTCCCCGAAATCGTACTTACTCTTTTCATTGCACATGACCCAACAAAAAAGTCTTTTTCAAATTTAAGAAACTGATGTATCTTTTTGAGGACATAAACTCGTATCTATATTTACTATCGTTGAGCATAATGTGTGGTTTTTTATTTTATCCTAAATTCAAAGATAAGTCATTAGAATTACGAGCAAACAtgttcgtgcgttgcaacgggagaaaatatATTGCACACCCATTCATCACCCACCTCATGGCTCAGTGGACAATTGTGTGCAAACAATCCGAGGTGTTTTTCATATTAGAATCCTTTTAGCTTGCACTTGTCCCTAATTTTCACATGAAAGATGTTAATATCAGAGGTGTTTCTATATCAAACCTAATTATGATATACCATCTTCAATTGAGAAGCTTCCGGTAAAAAAAGAGCTTAAGGTGGAAAAGGAGAAAATGAATTGAAAGAGTCGTATCAGGTGATTAGAAGTTGTAGCTAGTTGTACGTGGGTTCAAGTTTAGATTGCTGGCGGGACAAAGGATCAGTGGTCAAGGCAACTTGTGATCTACTTCCTCCGTTTTAAAATAAAGgactcaattttgtactaaagtagtataaagttgggtcgtttattttagaacggagggaataGGCCTTGCAGTGCACATACAACATGCCTAAGGTCAAGGCCGGCGTGCAGCCGAATAACTCATCGCCATTACCCGTGACTCCCGTGCAGTACCGCATCACGTTTCATGTCGTGTCAGAGTCTAGCATCGTGCAGCTATGCGTACTCGCAATGGGAGAGTCCGGCGTCCCGGGAATCCATCCGTGTAAGGCCGTTTGGTTGAATCTTACGCTCATGCCAAGCAACGGTACGCTCTCGCAATAGACTCTTAATTCGTGGGGGCCTGCGGCTCACACGAACGACAATGGACCAAAAAACCAGCATCTGGCCTACAGCAGTTGGAAGTGCGAAATGCACAGCGTAACAAAAATGTTACCTTCTGACTGGAGGATGATTATAATGTCGGGGGTTTCTAAAAATTTCATGACGGACCAAAACAAGAATACCACATCTCTTTTACTGGAATCCAATAACTCCTGAACGTTCAGATTTTGAGCATTTCGTCCCGAACGTTtttacatggcaactttagttcatAAGGGATGGCAACTTTAGTCTATAGGGGATGGCAACTTcgtccttttttgtttttttgtcagAAAATTACCATGTTTCCCTAATCTCACGCAAACTAAACTTGTCATCTAAACCCTAAACCGGGCTGCCATGCTTAACTCCCGAACGTTAGGGAGTTATCATTACCGCTTTTATTAGTAGGTAATAGATTAATAAGATGACCCTGATAAATTAGCAAGCAATTTTTATATTGTCNNNNNNNNNNNNNNNNNNNNNNNNNNNNNNNNNNNNNNNNNNNNNNNNNNNNNNNNNNNNNNNNNNNNNNNNNNNNNNNNNNNNNNNNNNNNNNNNNNNNNNNNNNNNNNNNNNNNNNNNNNNNNNNNNNNNNNNNNNNNNNNNNNNNNNNNNNNNNNNNNNNNNNNNNNNNNNNNNNNNNNNNNNNNNNNNNNNNNNNNNNNNNNNNNNNNNNNNNNNNNNNNNNNNNNNNNNNNNNNNNNNNNNNNNNNNNNNNNNNNNNNNNNNNNNNNNNNNNNNNNNNNNNNNNNNNNNNNNNNNNNNNNNNNNNNNNNNGGTTGTAGGTGAGATCAGAGAGATAAAAAAATTATGCATttgaaaaattccaaaaatatttgcAGACATGCATCAAGCTCCTAAGTCAAGCTACACTTATAGAAATAGGAAAAAACAAAAAGCGAATGTGAATAATTTCAAGTACCATTCACCCAAATTTGACACTATCGACAATCGATTTTTTTTATTGTAGGATCGATAAGTATGTCTGGGGGTTTGGAGGCTAGTATAGGATCTGGTTATAGGTGAGATCAGGTAGTAAAAAAAATATTATGTATTCAAAAATTCCGAAAATATTTGCAGACATACATTCATGTTTGACGTACAATCTTAAAGCTCCTAATTCAAGTTACACTTCATCTCAAAAATCACATATTGGTAATCATCTAAAAAAATCAAGTTACACTTatggaaataaaaaaaatactaaatcgAATGTGAATAATGTCAAATACCATTCACCCAAATTTGACACTATCCACAATCAAATTTTTTAATTGTATGATCGATAAGTACTTCCCGGGAGGGGGGGGGCTAGTATAGGATCTGGTCGTAGGTGAGATCAGAGTGATAAGAAATAGTATTCAAAAGAATATTTGCAGACATACATCCATGTTTGATGTACAATCTCAAAGCTCCTAACTCAAGCTACACTTATAGAAACAAAAAAAAATACAAAATTGAATGTGAATAATTTCAAATACCATTCATCCAAATTTGAGACTATTCACAATCAATTTTTTTTATTGTAGGATCGATAAGTATATCTAGAGGGAGGGGGGTTGTGAATAGACTTGTTCAACACTTGTTTTTAAGCATTCTTAGGGTCATCTTCCATTCCGGTTGTACCTGAGAAAACTTTTTCTGAAATATACTTTGAAGTAGCATTAGTTCtttgagatatgttgacattaattatcaaaatccACCTTGAGGGTTAGATCCACTTTCAGTTATTTTTTAATCAAGTTTTCAGCTGGTTTTTTTTTTGGAGTTGTATACATAATTATAGCTATGTTGTCAAATAATTCCAGAATTTTTCAGATTGTTTAAATAGAAATATTTTGGGCTGATCCTATGAGCTCAGCTAAAGGGCAAATTCTATTATAGTCTCCCCGGGGTTATTCTTATGAAGTAGTATCATATAGAATAGAAGGTATAAGAAATGGATATAATGAAATTCTTGGTTCGATCTTGCGACATAATTTATTTGATTAAGAATCAACAACCAAAGAATCCATTTTATGAAAAAGAAGGAGCATAGTCCTATTCAAATTCAAAGCGCGTAATCTTCACCCAATTATTAGCTTCAATATAGTTTCACGGAGTAAGTGCCATAGCTTGTTTGAAATACTCGGCCAGTTTGATCAAACTAAGCTTCCGCAATTTTTGAATAACCCTCCTGTTTAAATTCTTTGCCCAGCTATGCCAAGTTTCTTGTTTGCAGCTAGTCGTTAATGAGTCAACAGTTCGGTTACGATAAAACCTAGGTGCAACGATGGTAATTTGGAGACCGGCTCCCACATTACCGCAGCACACGGACGAATTGAGGAAAAGAAGCAAGGGAAATACACTGATAATCAGGCACGATCAGCTGGTACAACAAACACACACCGACGGGCTACTTCACACCAGATAACACCAAGCAATATCTCTCAGACAAACAAAAAGGAGCAAGCAGCAAGCACACTTTACAAAGGAAGTACTACAAGCAGGAGAGCACCCGGCGGCTCGATTCATAGCGATAGGCGCTAGCGGCGATCGGTGCACGGGTGCGTACGTGCAGCAGCTGGTCAAGCAGTGGTGGCGCGGAGGCAGACCCACTGGCCGACGAAGGTCTTGCCGCAGTCGATGTTGGGGTTGAAGACGAGGAACGACTCCAGGGTCAGGCCTCCGAGCAGCGCGACGGAGAAGCACGTCTCGCCCGCCTTCAGCCCCTGCACCTTGCTGcacgtcagcgccgccaccgccttcGCGTCGCTCGCCGGCACCACGTGACCTGCGGCAGCGCgaccgcacgcacgcacgcacgttccCGGAGTCAGAGTCCAGATCAAAGATATAGTTGCAGTAGTACGGTACGGTTATCACGTATGCTACCATATGGACACGTACCTTCGTTCAGGTCGCGGCGCACCTGCACGGCGACCCTGGCGTCGGCGAGGGTGACGGCCACCACGAGAAGGGACGCGATCAGGAGAGTGGCGACTCCGTGGCTGGCCATTGCAGACGTTGGTGAATGGCGATCCACGCGAAGGCAGGAATGATAAGCGGATTAGTGGCTAGCTGCTTGTTAAGCTTTGCTTTGGTGGTGCTGTGGTGATGAGAAGGTTAGCCCTCTAGCCTTTTTATAGCGTGTCAAACTCATCAAAACTCGAAAGTCAAGAGGTGACGACCTGCAGGCCAAGACCTCGGAGACTGCCTGCAACGTACGGGTGACAgtacttaggccaactccaccgcgcaacCCCAATGAACGTTCGTTTTGTCTAGATTCTATCCGtttgggtagggatttggggtAGTGTCCGGGCCTGTTCTGGGATACGGTGGCTGTgagcccagcgcgcggccgcatccatttgccccatcaTGTCCGCGTATATTTCTTTGCAAGTCCAACTTTATTTTATCATTCATTTGTGGTACGTACATGAAAAATACATCATCATattttgactagtaaagcaagacaaaaaaaaaacaagaaccacaagaatatatTTGAGAAGATACCTAACTTTCATAACTGCTCActtgagttgggttagggccttcttgatgcacccattgttgatctgtggaggaggcacgacgttgcaccctcctttcttcttcaagccagaagtcgacGTTGCTTCCTCACACTAGTATCGTGCCTTGTTGCTTCTTCGCACGTAGTACCGTGCCTaacctctaatctagcaacaagtgcacttgtctcatctaaagcctctaggctagctaaaagtgcacgaacatgcacTACATTTTGCTCTATCaacatatcgatgtactcttcttcccaataccaaaacttgcatccgttctacACAATAAAACTTAAAGTTAGCACCATTAGTCTAATCGaagagcacaaaccgaagctaaaaagagcacataccccatcgtttaagcacttgatgaacacacatccgggatgctccggcgtcgtagacacgcggcgcacgaccacctttgggcagtggtcgcacttgatgaggggcaacagtgcgccgacgagcttttgggcaagcaccgagcccggccggccgccattcgcgtatctgccggcggaccaccgacggtgcagatccgagcggctagaggacgagccactgcctgcatgtggccttgcggccctgccagggccttccggcaaggtgcccggccagtccatggcgcggcccggcctcccacagccgggcgagctcaagaccgaccggatccgccccaaatccggccggcgggtgcgcaaacAAGATGGTCGTgcttgggtagctcggcggcgacGAAAGGAAGGGGCTGGGCAAGCGCGCGTCCGAGttgcacggctgcaatggcagcgggcgggcgggcggcggcggtgaggggaagagagggggagagtggggaagagtggagTGGATGCGGCCGGAGGAAGGGaggggggcggatagaaaaaggcccgtcATGTGCCACCGAGGGGCGAGCCAGGGAAGGACACACGCAGACGACCCGCGCgtccgcgtggtgtccgtttcaccTCAAAAatggcgcaaacttgggccgcggaTGGATCGAAAacggacacaaagcggacaaaagtccgtttgcgcccgcgcgctgggccgtctcgtttgtcccttttaccccaaacagaCGGGGCGGACagaatagggtcgcgcggtggagttggccttatgtTGTTGGTAATACCAAATCTGGCTGTGTTGTGGGCATAACTTGTTTGTGGAACGACTCCGAGGTCAAAGCTGGCAAGCAAACGAGGCGGGGCCGGACGCCGGAGACATGACCGGTAAACAGTTCACAAATTCGAGTTAGACTGCCTCACGAGAAAGGTTCCTTTGACATGGTGCCCCAATGCTGTGTCCAGGAGCGACATGGGACTTCCCAGTGGCAAAATGGCAAGCCAGGGTACGACGTCTAAGACAGTCACGAGGAAAACAAGATCAGAGGTCACGGTCTTCTCACATGACGATGTAGACCTTAACCCTTAACCATGATGCCGATGAGCGCTTAGGAGatgaagaaaaacaaaaactcttgaAAATTATTGACAACTAATCGATGACAAAAGAGCATCAGAGGCCGCGGTTTTGTCGGATGAACGCCTTATGCATGATGGCATGATGGCATAAGCGCTTAGCTCATCTCCGACATGAAAAGGAACAAAAATGTACTATCAAATAGCCAGTGACAAAACCTGCTTGAGGGAGACAACACAAAAAATATTTTCATTTGGTAGCGAATGGTATGCATCGAAAACAAGGAAACTTCGTGTTGGAACAAAGATGAAGAGGTTAGCTATGCCCGGTCCAACAAAGTAATCTTCATGTAGTGAGGTGAGCACTTGTCGATCCTAGTATTCGCTCCAAGGAGCCACACGAGCAGCAGGAGATTCAAAGCTCTACCATATGCTGCTGTGCGGAATATTACAAGAAGAACGAACcggtcttttcttttctttttcctaaaCAACTTGCTAaatatggtttatttcataactaaataacatagctatgaattaaataaattatatacttAAATTGACTAGAAAAATGTTTAGAATAACACCATGtttaataataataaaatatattCTAGGACAAAACAATACCaaatttgaaatttgcatatgaggattttttgaAATTGTTATGTGTTGTTTACGACCTTATTTAAATTGCCTAGATATGTAGTCTATTTATGCTTCACCTAttgtcatgtttaacaacatttaaatatTTATGAATAGCATAAACAGGAGTGAActaaatatgcaactcgttgcatattgaacttcaCTTAATGTGTAGTATTTAAAtattgcactttgccatgacatgacTCATCAAAGCTTTGGAGCACGACCCTTTTAACACCGTTTGTCCCTTTTAGGGCTGTTTGGCCTTTTTAACCTGAAATTTTAAATATTTTAGAGCTCTTTTGGCATGTTAGGGCCTTTTGAGGGCTATTTCACCCTTTTTAACATGTGCCGATCCATAGCTAGCGTACCGGGCCAGTTCGAGAGCAGCTAGTTAAGGATCACTCCTCCGGGAACCTCCCAACGATCGCTTGGGGTGGCCTGAGagcgcgccacttggcgcgctctcaaccACCGTCATGTGTCACGCTTTGGGTGTTTTCTTTGAATTTTGATATTTTTATTTCTCCGCACGTGTTTTTGGCTTTTTAGATGTTcttttttggttttccaccggtctttcttagcttttgggCGGGGGAATTTTGTCaatttttattttttgagaaaaatgtctttttgtttgcttctgcaagaggcacggttttgcttctgtgGGAAGCACGTGCCTCTCGGGAACGGGAAAAAGCGTGTTTTTTTTCTTCTGCAAGAGGTACGGTTTTGCATCCTGCGAGAggtttgttttcgcgagaggcatggtcgtgcctaTTGAAAAGGTAAAAAAGCGCGCTTCTTTTTTTTCcttccatgagaggcacggttttgcttccgcgagaggcacggtcgtgcctctcaaaaacgaaaaaaacgtgttttctcttttctttttttactttcatGATAGGCaaagttttgctttcgcgagaggcacagtcgTCCctctcaaaaacaaagaaaaaaacgtgtttttctcCTTTCAtgggaggcatggttttgcttccacgagaggcacgtgcCTCTCGGGAAtgggaaaaaacatgttttttttcttcCGCAAGAGGTATGGTTTTGCATcccgcaagaggcacggttttgatttcgcgagaggcatggtcgtgcctctcgaaaaggTAAAAAAGTGTGCTTTCTTCTTTTCCTCCGGtgagaggcatggtcgtgcctctcgaaaacgaaaaaaattatgttttctcttttttttactttCACGAGAGGCATAatttgcttccatgagaggcatGGTTTTACTTCTGGCGAGAGGCACGGTCGTCCCTCTCAAAAACGAAAAAAAGAACTGTGTTTTTTCTTTCATGAgatgcacggttttgctttcgcgagaggcatgattttgcttccgtgagaggcatggatgtgcatctcggaaagggaaaaacatattttatttatttttcattccGCGAGAGCCTAATTTTTTAGTAAAAAAACGTTCGTCAAAACCCATTAAcgtgggtctagttttgaagatcttgacgcGAGAAATCCAACGATGGATTTAAGATTTGaacgcatggtttaagagataaaatattttgaataaacagatctatgAAAAAGAAAAAACTTCTAGATTGCGACAAGTGGTGCACATGCAACGTGTAACTTGTTGTAACTCAATTAATGATTTCAGGCCGGTCTCGAGCCTAGGCCTTTGGGCCGGCACGGAACGGCCCTTCTATAAAGGGCTGACATGGGCCGTGCCCATATGGCCAGGTCTGCTCCAGAccgagtttttctttttctttcagaacCAAGCGGGCTCTTTACTCCTGGCAAAATTCCCCTTCACTTGCTCGCTTCCTCAAAATCTCCCCGATCTGACGACCCTGCCGCTGGTTTGCGCCTCTCGCCGAGATCGCCGCTCGCTTCTGCCTACTCTATTCCTCCCTCGGAAGGGGGCTCTTGGCCTCGCCGGTCATCCTAGTCGAGCTCGTCACCTTCCACTCCGCGGCCGGCGGCGGCAGCGAACCCTCGCGCGTGCTCCTCGCCTCTGGCAGCGGAgctctcctcctcgtcgccggatTGCTAGGCGCCGTCCCGCTGCGTCGTGTACGTCTGTCTTTGTCGTGGACGGAGGGAACACAAGCCATCCACCTGTAACTCGCGGCAGGTCTTCCGGAACCCTCCCCTTTTCCCCACCACACAACATGCCGACgccgtctcatcgccattgccctaACCATCCAAAGGGGGGTCACGGTGACTGTGCTGGAGCATGCCGTGGGGACGGCATCCCCGTCATCGACCTCGGCGTCCTCCTCAACGGCAACGCCGAGCAACGATCTCAGGCGACACACGAGCTCGGCCAGGCCTGCGAAGACTGGGGCTTCTTCATGGTACGGCACTACCACCGATGAACATCAGAATATTCGATTCTTATATCCCAATGTTACATGCTCCCTTCGTCTGGGATTATTATTCCCGCTCATATTTTGTTCAAATTTTTACCATATACTGCATTTGATTAGCAAAATATAAGTTATATGAATTCATATTTGAAAGAAAATTCCAACGGTAGTTGCTACATAAAAcatatattttgttagttaaatttacagTCAAAATTTGACCCAAAATACAAAGGGGGTTAATAAACCTGGATAGAGGAAGTACAAGGAAACAATTCGCTAGAGGCGCCATCAATTGCTTTTATTTTTCTGATCTGGCATGAAGGTGATTAACCATGGGGTGCCTGAGGCGCTCCAAGAAGAAGTGATGGATGCGTGTAAGGAACTATACAGCTTACCGAGGGAGGAGAAGgcagaatacattgctgctggcccaAAGGATCCTATACGTATTGGAACAGGTCTATTCTACTCTGACATTGATGATGCCATATGTCGGAGGGACTATATGAAGATGATTGCTCACCCAGAGTTTCACTGCCCTGCAAAGCCTGCAAAGCTGAGGTAGCACAAACTGCTAATTAACACCGTATTTACTTTCACATTATTGTTTGGATGTTGCAAAAGCTATATTGACTGCACTGTCATTGTTAGAGATATTGCTGTGGAGTACTCTGCTCAAACGAGGCAGCTGTTGCTTGAGCTTGTGAAGGCGGTCTCCGAGAGTCTGGGACTTGACCGTGGCCACATTTCTGAAGTCCTAAACCTTGAGTCCTGCTTCCAGATCCTTGTCGGGAACAATTACCCGCCATATGCTGGCTTGGATGGGGTTATGGGAATTTCAGCCCACTCTGACCATGGCCTTCTCACTCTGCTCTTCCAAAATGGTGTGGATGGTCTCCAAGTCAAGCACAACGGCCAGTGGGTCACCGCAAAGCCCCTTCCAGGCTCACTGTTCATTCTCACTGGCGATCAGTTGGAGGTATACGAATGATTTACAGTGTTCTTAACTTGACAATAAATGGTTATGAAAACAGAAGCTCTTAGTACCTGTACTTTATCTTAATGATACACACGCATGTCCTATGTATATGGGTGCAGATTGTGAGCAATGGAAGGTACAAGGCCGTGCTCCATCGCGCACTGGTCCACGGTGGGCAGACGAGGATGTCGTTCGTGAGCCTGGTCGGGCCGTGCCTAGATGCTGTCGTAGAGCCAGTCCTGGAGTTGGCACAGAATGACCCCCAGGGCATGAAGTTCCGGGGAATCAGGTACAGGGACTACATGGAGCACCAGCAGAGCAGCAAGATGAACACAAAAGCAGCACTGGACATTGTTCGTGTGCagggtgacatattgacatgtgagAGCACACCTAACAATTCAACAGAGGCTGATTCTTCAGGTTACAGTCCTACAAGTTGATATGCTGAACATTTATGTCTTAGAGAATCAGTGCATTCCATCTCGTAGTACTCCCTCCTCTTCGGTTCCTAGTAGTTGATAGACTGATTAGACATTCTACTATTCTCTGTTGGGACAAGTACTAGCAGTAATGATCCAAGTTAATATGGATTAGGAGGAATGCTCGCATGGTCAGAT contains:
- the LOC119281601 gene encoding uncharacterized protein LOC119281601, whose product is MASHGVATLLIASLLVVAVTLADARVAVQVRRDLNEGHVVPASDAKAVAALTCSKVQGLKAGETCFSVALLGGLTLESFLVFNPNIDCGKTFVGQWVCLRATTA
- the LOC119277214 gene encoding protein DMR6-LIKE OXYGENASE 1-like encodes the protein MPTPSHRHCPNHPKGGHGDCAGACRGDGIPVIDLGVLLNGNAEQRSQATHELGQACEDWGFFMVINHGVPEALQEEVMDACKELYSLPREEKAEYIAAGPKDPIRIGTGLFYSDIDDAICRRDYMKMIAHPEFHCPAKPAKLRDIAVEYSAQTRQLLLELVKAVSESLGLDRGHISEVLNLESCFQILVGNNYPPYAGLDGVMGISAHSDHGLLTLLFQNGVDGLQVKHNGQWVTAKPLPGSLFILTGDQLEIVSNGRYKAVLHRALVHGGQTRMSFVSLVGPCLDAVVEPVLELAQNDPQGMKFRGIRYRDYMEHQQSSKMNTKAALDIVRVQGDILTCESTPNNSTEADSSGYSPTS